The following DNA comes from Pararge aegeria chromosome 25, ilParAegt1.1, whole genome shotgun sequence.
CATTCCACAATTTAACTGCCTTGATAGTAAATGACTCATTGTAACAGTGCGTACGGCTGATTGCTGAACTTAGTTACAGGTTCTTAGATATGTTTTCGGCTATAACCTTCAAAAAGGCGCTGCAGTAAAGTTGTATttcttactattttttaaaGCTAATGTGTCggatttgatataatatttgcaTATCATTAGATTTTTTGGTTTTCTTGATGGGTttgtttatattcataaatttaataccTGATGTCAACAGATCAATGGTTTAGCCGTGGCTGGACAACCAGCGATGCCACAGAATCTCGTGCacccttttttaaataacaacataGGGAACAGAGGAACTTCAAAGAACCCTGTAAGTGAGCAATAATATATCTTAACTCTTCTAAGTGTTCCACCTTAAAGCAAAAAGGTATTACGTGCAGGCGAtcaaaataactaatattaaaaccgAAAATTCATCATCAGAAGATGCTCTGGTAACACACCAAATCATCTTCTGATGACGAACACTCCAAATAAGTTACAGTTAATCTTTTACAGCCACTGCAAGCGACAGATACTCCGAAAAATCTAGAAAATTGTCCAAATGCAGCCATTTTGTTCAATATCCTTAACATACTGACCAACTCATTACCAAAAGATGGTAAATCGATGTCGGAACCCGAAAAATTCAAGTACGTATTAACAGTTGTTAAGAATTTTCTAGAAACAGCACCTTTTGATCCAGCAAATCTAGAATTATATACAAGATTCAGTAATATAGAAACAAAGGTGGATACAATTTatggtactttaaaaaaatcaagtttacgAGCACAATATGATTTGCCACTGGCACAAAGTGATTTTAATTGTAAGGATATATTCCACAatcttatcaattttattaatacagcTTATTCTCAAGTATTGAAATATTGTttagaaaatgaaaaatgtaataataaaaatgaaaatactcaTTTTCCATACATATCAACTGGAGTTAATCAATTAAATCCTAATATGCCACATCAAAGAAATTTAACGCATAATATTTGGTCAGAACATCACAATTTGCCACACTCGACTAAAGATGGGACTGGAAATAGTATTATGCCTAATCTTCAACATTACAGACTAAGTGGAGTTACTTATACACCCGGAAATAACTTGAAGAATCCCCATGGTATGCAATATCCTCTACTTTATGCTAATCCAGAAAGCATTCAAGTGCCAAGCTTTAAGCCGCCTATGGAAGTTATTAATGGAAAAAATCCGAATTTACAACCAAATATCAACTATATTAACACAATTGGACTTAAAGGATTGCCAGGAATTGCGTATGAAAATCAACAAAACGTAAAATTCTTAACGCAAAAGTTTTATGAAGGAAACAACCTAGCTGTATCGAATTCCATAAATCCCAGTGTCAAAAAGTCATTGTATTTTGCTAATGGAAATACAGTTCCATTTAACACTGGTGTGCCGAATGCAGATCCATATGAAATGATCAACAGTAAcccaaatattataaagaacccGAACCTTCTTATAGATCCTACAAAGCAAAACTTTAATCAGCAGAAAAATTTACTTGATACAAATATAAAGATAATCCAGACAGAAATGGCCAGCCCAATAAATAAAGTACCGAATTCTGTTGAGAACAATGGTATATCGAATATGCAAAATCTTCAAGATTTGCACAATCTAAAGATCCAATCTAGTTTGCAGCAGAATGTTCCGTATACAAACCCTAATTTTCCGCAACAATCATTTGATCTTAATCAGTACCGGCCTGCATTGCAAGTAAACAATCAATTCCATGGACAAGGTTTAGGTTTTAACCAAATTTCTCCATTTGTTTCTTAcgatgcaaattataataatggaCAAAGCATGATTACTGATAACACAAATTATGGTGGAATGTTTGATTTAAATAGCTTATTAGGTGTAACGAATTTAAGTAAATTGAATGCGATCCCACATAAAAACGGTGTTGTAGAACTGACTTACATGCTTAAAAAACCGAAGCCAGTTTATGAATCCCAATATTATGTCAAATATCGGCTGCCCTATCAGACTTTCCTTTATaacttacaaaatatattagcaAAGAAGCCAAATTTGAGAAATGAACCTAGCAACCCAAACCAAGATTTATTAGTGGGATCTAATGTAACGGATGCATCAAAAGATTTGAAAGGGTTAAATTACGAGGACATACTTGAACTAACTGCAACTAATGGTACTTTGGTTACTGCGAAAATTTTGGAAAGTAATGACACTGAAGCTGACAAAACTCTGAAGCTTGTTCAGGAATTAAATTCTAAACTACCGGTGGAGAAAATTATTAGTTTGAACGTTAATGCCACTAGGAATCTACGTTTGGAAActcagaaaaatataaatggtaGTGAAAACAATTCAAAAGCTGgcaataatttattgaataatgtTAATCATATATCACCTGATGTACAAAGAAGGGGTGTTTATCCCCAATATCCGTTCAATACGTTTGTTCAAAATCCCTCGAGGCTTCAGATCAATCCATATActgtttatcaaaataaaccaGTGGGATATCTTGGGATGCCACTTTTAAAATACGGCACTGGCTTAAGAGCAAACATTATGAATAATCCCATATTGAACCCCACATACATAGCTAATCGACAATTTGGAAGATAATTCTTTGGAAGTCTGCTGCTGCATATCTTaccataatgtttattttttaataaataaagttttgacgATAAGTTAACTCCTGCTTTAAGaccataataaaattattgacgaaatttttattttttattttttgcaagaTACCACGTCTTTTCTAGTTAGCGTGAAAGGAAGAATCAGCATAAAATTAAGAGAAATGCTTAGAATTTAAACTATCGGTAACAATACTTCAGGTTtcgttcaaaaatattaaaaaaaaaactatccctAACAGCTAtcgagtcatcatcatcatcatcacaacatGATatcgcattgggtagaagctcgacttcactttcgggcggctgagttctaatcccagcacgcacctctaacttttctaagttatgtttgttttaagtaattaaaatatcacttgcttaaacggtgaagaaaaacatcgtgaggaaacgt
Coding sequences within:
- the LOC120634954 gene encoding probable serine/threonine-protein kinase clkA isoform X3 is translated as MLAIWILCSGFSFMVSGAMINDLVQSGQQAMVPQNLVLPFLNYNMGNKGTLNDPINDLIAAGQQAWVPQNVVPLSPNHKIGNIVTPNNPINGLAVAGQPAMPQNLVHPFLNNNIGNRGTSKNPPLQATDTPKNLENCPNAAILFNILNILTNSLPKDGKSMSEPEKFKLSGVTYTPGNNLKNPHGMQYPLLYANPESIQVPSFKPPMEVINGKNPNLQPNINYINTIGLKGLPGIAYENQQNVKFLTQKFYEGNNLAVSNSINPSVKKSLYFANGNTVPFNTGVPNADPYEMINSNPNIIKNPNLLIDPTKQNFNQQKNLLDTNIKIIQTEMASPINKVPNSVENNGISNMQNLQDLHNLKIQSSLQQNVPYTNPNFPQQSFDLNQYRPALQVNNQFHGQGLGFNQISPFVSYDANYNNGQSMITDNTNYGGMFDLNSLLGVTNLSKLNAIPHKNGVVELTYMLKKPKPVYESQYYVKYRLPYQTFLYNLQNILAKKPNLRNEPSNPNQDLLVGSNVTDASKDLKGLNYEDILELTATNGTLVTAKILESNDTEADKTLKLVQELNSKLPVEKIISLNVNATRNLRLETQKNINGSENNSKAGNNLLNNVNHISPDVQRRGVYPQYPFNTFVQNPSRLQINPYTVYQNKPVGYLGMPLLKYGTGLRANIMNNPILNPTYIANRQFGR
- the LOC120634954 gene encoding uncharacterized protein LOC120634954 isoform X1, which encodes MLAIWILCSGFSFMVSGAMINDLVQSGQQAMVPQNLVLPFLNYNMGNKGTLNDPINDLIAAGQQAWVPQNVVPLSPNHKIGNIVTPNNPINGLAVAGQPAMPQNLVHPFLNNNIGNRGTSKNPPLQATDTPKNLENCPNAAILFNILNILTNSLPKDGKSMSEPEKFKYVLTVVKNFLETAPFDPANLELYTRFSNIETKVDTIYGTLKKSSLRAQYDLPLAQSDFNCKDIFHNLINFINTAYSQVLKYCLENEKCNNKNENTHFPYISTGVNQLNPNMPHQRNLTHNIWSEHHNLPHSTKDGTGNSIMPNLQHYRLSGVTYTPGNNLKNPHGMQYPLLYANPESIQVPSFKPPMEVINGKNPNLQPNINYINTIGLKGLPGIAYENQQNVKFLTQKFYEGNNLAVSNSINPSVKKSLYFANGNTVPFNTGVPNADPYEMINSNPNIIKNPNLLIDPTKQNFNQQKNLLDTNIKIIQTEMASPINKVPNSVENNGISNMQNLQDLHNLKIQSSLQQNVPYTNPNFPQQSFDLNQYRPALQVNNQFHGQGLGFNQISPFVSYDANYNNGQSMITDNTNYGGMFDLNSLLGVTNLSKLNAIPHKNGVVELTYMLKKPKPVYESQYYVKYRLPYQTFLYNLQNILAKKPNLRNEPSNPNQDLLVGSNVTDASKDLKGLNYEDILELTATNGTLVTAKILESNDTEADKTLKLVQELNSKLPVEKIISLNVNATRNLRLETQKNINGSENNSKAGNNLLNNVNHISPDVQRRGVYPQYPFNTFVQNPSRLQINPYTVYQNKPVGYLGMPLLKYGTGLRANIMNNPILNPTYIANRQFGR
- the LOC120634954 gene encoding uncharacterized protein LOC120634954 isoform X2 — encoded protein: MVPQNLVLPFLNYNMGNKGTLNDPINDLIAAGQQAWVPQNVVPLSPNHKIGNIVTPNNPINGLAVAGQPAMPQNLVHPFLNNNIGNRGTSKNPPLQATDTPKNLENCPNAAILFNILNILTNSLPKDGKSMSEPEKFKYVLTVVKNFLETAPFDPANLELYTRFSNIETKVDTIYGTLKKSSLRAQYDLPLAQSDFNCKDIFHNLINFINTAYSQVLKYCLENEKCNNKNENTHFPYISTGVNQLNPNMPHQRNLTHNIWSEHHNLPHSTKDGTGNSIMPNLQHYRLSGVTYTPGNNLKNPHGMQYPLLYANPESIQVPSFKPPMEVINGKNPNLQPNINYINTIGLKGLPGIAYENQQNVKFLTQKFYEGNNLAVSNSINPSVKKSLYFANGNTVPFNTGVPNADPYEMINSNPNIIKNPNLLIDPTKQNFNQQKNLLDTNIKIIQTEMASPINKVPNSVENNGISNMQNLQDLHNLKIQSSLQQNVPYTNPNFPQQSFDLNQYRPALQVNNQFHGQGLGFNQISPFVSYDANYNNGQSMITDNTNYGGMFDLNSLLGVTNLSKLNAIPHKNGVVELTYMLKKPKPVYESQYYVKYRLPYQTFLYNLQNILAKKPNLRNEPSNPNQDLLVGSNVTDASKDLKGLNYEDILELTATNGTLVTAKILESNDTEADKTLKLVQELNSKLPVEKIISLNVNATRNLRLETQKNINGSENNSKAGNNLLNNVNHISPDVQRRGVYPQYPFNTFVQNPSRLQINPYTVYQNKPVGYLGMPLLKYGTGLRANIMNNPILNPTYIANRQFGR